CTTATTCCCTAAGACTTTTTTCAGTAAACAAAGAACTTAATCTTCTTGGAAAACGACTTCTATATTGTTCTGTCAAATATTCATTACAAAGAACCTGACTTTTAATAGAATCCCCTAATTATTGTTGCTGATTGATTGGCTACAGATTAACCAAAATCTTACCGGTGAAAAGCTGATGATTTTATTAAATCCTAAGAATGGAATCCGAAATCGGGATGTTTTGCTGAGAAGATGGGTTTACTTTTCTTAGACCTTTTGTCTATGGTTTGCCCACAAAGCTCTCATACTTTTGTACTCAGCAAATTACGATCGAAATCTTTTCCCGCTCCTTATTGTTCTGCCTGAATTTTTGGTTTCTTATATGATTTACCGGGTTTGTAATGTAAATCATTGGGTTTGTAGAAACCTCTATTCTACACCAATAAGTTTCGCTTAACTGCGATCAGTAAATAAATTTTTTCTGTTTATTAAAGCGTCCTCAATAATTAAATGGTTCTGTTTCATTACAACTCAAATTAGGTTCTAACTTCTCAATTATAAATAATGAAACATTCGTTTGAATCCGGAAAATCTTTTACAAAACTCTTGCATGAGCGAATACATATTGAGTAAGCAAAAAATCCGTTTTACATACATTAGAATGATGCAAAGCGGTGGGTTTGTAATTTACTTCCACAAAATATCTACCCTGTAACAAAGGTTTCTTAACGCAAAAAATTCAACTTTTGATTTTTAATTTGATGATTGATGTTGTGTTGAAAATCAAAAGCGCCAGTCAAAGAACGGTTCTATATTTATGGGTTTGTGGGTGTAAATGTAGGAATTAATTTAAATAAACCAAATTTTTTTTCATAAGTTTAGCTCGATAGCAAAATTTAAGATTATCTTTTTTATGAACTTTTTATCAACAACCTTACTGTCTATTGCTCTGTCGATTAGTCTTCCCGCGCAAAAAAAAGAGCAAAAGCTTTACGATGAACTTTACCGCCCACAATTCCATTTTACGCCGGAAAAGAACTGGCATAACGATCCGAACGGGCTGGTTTTTTACGATAATGAATACCACATGTTTTACCAATATAATCCCAACGGAAACGAATGGGGTTACATGCACTGGGGGCACACAATAAGTACCGATTTATTGCATTGGCAACAATTTCCGGTTGCCCTTTACCCTGATGAAGGTTCGACTGACAAAGAAAGATGCACCGCCTATTCAGGCTCGGCAATTGTTGATGAAAACAACCTGCTTGGCAAACAAAGCGGAAGTAACAAAACACTGGTTGCCTTTTATACCAGTCAGCACTGCGGACAGCGCATTGCCTACAGCATCGACAAAGGTAGAACCTGGGAGAAATATGAAGGCAACCCAATAATTCCGTTAGATGAAAATGACGATGCCCGCGACCCTAAAGTATTCTGGCACGAAGAAAGTGGAAAATGGGTAATGGCACTTTACCGCAAGTCGGGTGATGACGAAAACAGCAAAGGAGTTTCGTTCTACACATCAAGCAATATGGTTGACTGGGAATGGCAAAGCCACATACCAGGTTTTTTCGAATGCCCCGACCTGGTAAAATTCCAGGTTACCAACCGCCCCGATGAAACAAAATGGGTACTTTTTGATGGTGATGGCAGCTATTTTATTGGCAGTTTCGATGGCAAATCGTTTACCCCTGAAACAGCAAAAATGAAAAGCGATTGGGGTAAAAATTATTACGCCACACAAACCTGGAGCAATATTTCGGAGTCGGATGGACGCGTTATACAAATTGCATGGATGCGAGGCGGGAAATTCCCCGACATGCCTTTTAACGGACAGATGTCGTTTCCGTGCGAACTGTCGGTTACAAAATTCGATTATGGTTACCAGCTCATACGAAAACCAGTTTCAGAGATTGAAAAATTACATGGCAAGCATTATTCGTGGGAAGACAAAAATGTTTTCCCCGGACTTAACGATAACAAACTAAAAAAGGTATCGGGCGATTGCCTGCACATCATTGGCGAATTCGATCTGAAAACAACCGATAATTTTGGTTTTATGCTTCGCAATGGTAATAAGTCGGCCGGAACAGAGATTCTGTATAATGTAAAACGGGAAACACTAACCGTACTTGGTTGCACCGTACCACTTCCACCTGTAGACCATACAATTAAACTCGAAATATTACTCGACCGCTCCTCCATTGAAATTTTTGCCAACGACGGGAAAAAAGTGATTAGCAACTGTTTCACCCCAAGCGAAAAAGCAACTGATGTTGTACTTTTTACCAACGGCGGAGAACTGGGAATTGACAAAATTGATGTTTACGAAATGAATTCGATCTGGGAAAAAGAATAAAATGATGAACCACATTAAAATAATAACGCTTAGCCTGGTGATGATTTTGCCTATGCTGTTAAGCGCACAGGAACAAAAGATTTACGACCCAACTGCCGATGCAACAAAAGATATTGCAGAGG
This is a stretch of genomic DNA from uncultured Draconibacterium sp.. It encodes these proteins:
- a CDS encoding glycoside hydrolase family 32 protein, whose translation is MNFLSTTLLSIALSISLPAQKKEQKLYDELYRPQFHFTPEKNWHNDPNGLVFYDNEYHMFYQYNPNGNEWGYMHWGHTISTDLLHWQQFPVALYPDEGSTDKERCTAYSGSAIVDENNLLGKQSGSNKTLVAFYTSQHCGQRIAYSIDKGRTWEKYEGNPIIPLDENDDARDPKVFWHEESGKWVMALYRKSGDDENSKGVSFYTSSNMVDWEWQSHIPGFFECPDLVKFQVTNRPDETKWVLFDGDGSYFIGSFDGKSFTPETAKMKSDWGKNYYATQTWSNISESDGRVIQIAWMRGGKFPDMPFNGQMSFPCELSVTKFDYGYQLIRKPVSEIEKLHGKHYSWEDKNVFPGLNDNKLKKVSGDCLHIIGEFDLKTTDNFGFMLRNGNKSAGTEILYNVKRETLTVLGCTVPLPPVDHTIKLEILLDRSSIEIFANDGKKVISNCFTPSEKATDVVLFTNGGELGIDKIDVYEMNSIWEKE